The Petrotoga mobilis SJ95 genomic sequence TATTATTATAACAAATTCGTCTCCTCCGTACCTAAAGATTAAATCATCAGATTTAATAGAATTTTGAATTCTCTTTGTAAGGAGTTTTAAAGCTTGATCCCCTACGGTGTGACCAAAATTATCGTTAATCTGTTTAAAATTGTCAAAGTCCAAAAAAATAACGGCCTTTTTTGAACTATCAGATTTATGTTGAGAAATATATTTTTCAAGGGCTTTCCTATTGTACACCTGAGTTAAGATATCTAAATCTGAACTTAGAAACAGTTCATTCAAAGAAAAAATCGTTTTTAAAATCCTATCTATATCTTCTAGAAAATAATTTATCAATTCTTTTTCAAATTTGGATACTTTTACTTCCTTAAACCAATCCACATTCAAAACACCTATTATCTCATTTTTTACCATAATCGGCATGCCCAGCCAAGACTTAGACAAGCTATGTTTTTGATTCCAAAGAGTATTATTTTTAGTATCTTTTATAAAAAGTATTTTTTTTGTATTGAATACCCTTTTTATATGTTCTCCGCTAATCTGTATTTCTTTGGCTACTTCTTCTAAGGGAAGAAAGTCTAAATTCTTTGACCAAAATAAAAATCTCCATTCGTCATTATTGGGAGTCAATAAAAAACTCCAAGAATCGGCTTTTAAAAAGAGAGGTAACTTTTCTATAATAGATTTAAGTGCATAATCCTTTTCGACCTCATTTTCTAAACAAGTAATAGCC encodes the following:
- a CDS encoding sensor domain-containing diguanylate cyclase — encoded protein: MVYIIISIVILLILVYVFYIGIKTAIYVRRIANEKDKPPAFAPPSPKKVIRHRFKGSLFETAITCLENEVEKDYALKSIIEKLPLFLKADSWSFLLTPNNDEWRFLFWSKNLDFLPLEEVAKEIQISGEHIKRVFNTKKILFIKDTKNNTLWNQKHSLSKSWLGMPIMVKNEIIGVLNVDWFKEVKVSKFEKELINYFLEDIDRILKTIFSLNELFLSSDLDILTQVYNRKALEKYISQHKSDSSKKAVIFLDFDNFKQINDNFGHTVGDQALKLLTKRIQNSIKSDDLIFRYGGDEFVIIINEIRENNSIDIIIQRIKSTVKTPITINDILIISSISVGYCLVPQEAPDIEKAIEIADKKMYLQKEIH